One Armatimonadota bacterium DNA window includes the following coding sequences:
- a CDS encoding phosphoglycerate dehydrogenase, giving the protein MPKVLVSDPIAKEGIEILQKHFDVDVKTGMEKDQLIACIGEYDALAVRSETKVTADVLEAAKNLKIIGRAGVGVDNIDVPVATEKGIIVVNSPAGNTIAAAELTMAMMLSMSRNVPQGHEMLRAGEWKAARKALIGVELYGKTLGVFGLGKIGSEVAKRAKSFEMNVIGCDPFVSEEYAGRLGIELVGFEDLLKQSDYITLHVPANKDTKGSINAEQIAMMKDGVRIVNVARGGIIDEAALADAVKSGKVAGIAFDVYSSEPPEADNPLLSLDHAVTTPHLGASTEEAQVNVAIDISEQIVDVLNGKPARSAVNMPALSAEVMAAVSPYLTLGERIGAMLTQLADGPVEGIEISYCGELSSLETGPVGRAVLKGLFQPILTEQVNMVNAPVIAESRGIRVTESKTKDCEDYNSLLSVKAKVGKSALTIAGTLFGKKDIRIVHLDGHSIDIVPSGAMLVTTHIDKPGIIGRVGTLLGGRGVNIGGMHVGREGIGKHAVMVLNVDGVMSEDVIRQIQEMDGIESARQVHFGDI; this is encoded by the coding sequence ATGCCGAAGGTACTGGTTAGCGATCCGATAGCGAAGGAAGGAATCGAAATCCTTCAGAAACACTTCGACGTTGACGTCAAGACCGGGATGGAGAAGGACCAGCTCATCGCGTGTATCGGTGAGTATGATGCTCTCGCGGTCAGAAGTGAGACGAAGGTCACAGCCGATGTCCTGGAGGCCGCGAAGAACCTGAAGATCATCGGCCGGGCCGGGGTCGGAGTAGACAACATTGACGTGCCGGTCGCGACGGAGAAGGGCATCATAGTCGTCAACTCTCCGGCCGGCAACACCATCGCCGCCGCCGAACTGACGATGGCGATGATGCTCTCCATGTCCAGGAACGTACCCCAGGGGCATGAGATGCTTCGGGCGGGCGAGTGGAAGGCCGCGCGCAAGGCGCTCATCGGCGTCGAGCTCTACGGCAAGACCCTCGGCGTCTTCGGCCTCGGCAAGATCGGCTCCGAGGTCGCCAAGAGGGCAAAGAGCTTCGAGATGAACGTCATCGGCTGCGACCCATTCGTCTCCGAGGAATACGCTGGCAGACTCGGCATAGAACTCGTCGGCTTCGAGGACCTGCTGAAGCAGAGCGACTATATCACTCTTCACGTCCCGGCGAACAAGGACACCAAGGGTTCGATCAACGCCGAGCAGATCGCCATGATGAAAGACGGCGTGCGGATCGTCAACGTCGCCCGCGGCGGGATCATTGACGAGGCCGCGCTCGCCGACGCCGTCAAGTCCGGCAAGGTCGCGGGCATTGCGTTCGACGTTTATTCCTCCGAGCCGCCTGAGGCGGACAACCCGCTGCTGAGCCTCGATCACGCGGTCACGACCCCGCACCTCGGCGCTTCCACCGAGGAGGCGCAGGTGAACGTCGCGATAGACATTTCCGAGCAGATCGTGGACGTTCTGAACGGCAAGCCGGCCCGCAGCGCGGTCAATATGCCCGCCCTCAGCGCCGAAGTCATGGCGGCGGTCAGTCCGTACCTCACACTCGGCGAGCGGATCGGCGCCATGCTCACCCAGTTGGCGGACGGCCCGGTCGAGGGAATCGAGATCTCGTACTGCGGCGAGCTTTCCTCTCTGGAGACAGGTCCCGTCGGCCGCGCGGTGCTCAAGGGCCTCTTCCAACCGATTCTCACGGAGCAGGTCAACATGGTGAACGCCCCCGTGATCGCCGAGTCGAGAGGAATCCGCGTGACGGAGAGCAAGACGAAAGACTGCGAGGACTACAACAGCCTGCTCTCGGTGAAGGCCAAGGTCGGCAAGAGCGCTCTCACGATCGCCGGAACGCTCTTCGGCAAGAAGGACATCCGGATCGTCCACCTCGACGGCCACTCCATTGATATCGTTCCCAGCGGCGCGATGCTTGTCACCACGCACATAGACAAGCCGGGCATCATCGGGCGCGTGGGTACGCTTCTCGGCGGCCGGGGCGTCAACATCGGCGGCATGCACGTCGGACGAGAGGGTATCGGCAAGCACGCCGTGATGGTGCTCAACGTTGACGGCGTCATGTCGGAGGATGTGATCCGGCAGATTCAGGAGATGGACGGTATCGAGAGCGCCAGACAGGTGCACTTCGGCGACATCTAG
- a CDS encoding MFS transporter — protein sequence MFFAKAVRADARDAYKRDSVGGMLVGFYTGAIFPFIGFIARDKLHASVSLIALMTAAPFIGNMFALFYANAMEGRKKQPFVVWSGGVARALFFLMLFATTPLRFALIVSVIQIVATVATPAYAAVMKEIYPDEQRGQIMAYIRVGMAMMTFFSTLLVGPLLSGDNFRYIFPIAGLIGVGSSIAFSTIRTADVDPSHPDNRKTPTWQFLRSTMLILRDDINYRWFAISIFIFGFGHLLIAPLFPVYQVDRLRITATQVAVLSNVTNVFWMLSYLFWGKYVDLRSPLKAVTINVLLICFIPLIYFWSNNVWMLLPASVIAGITTGGIDLSYFNSILRLADEGKESQYQALHSFWLGVRGTTAPFAGAALVSLFKANDLQMRYVFLIGLVVMLAGLVAQVVGVRERYGTHSAGLPG from the coding sequence TTGTTCTTCGCGAAGGCGGTGCGGGCCGACGCTCGAGACGCATACAAGAGGGATTCCGTCGGCGGCATGCTGGTGGGTTTCTACACCGGAGCCATCTTCCCGTTCATAGGCTTCATCGCAAGAGACAAGCTCCACGCGAGCGTTTCGCTCATCGCGCTTATGACTGCGGCGCCGTTTATCGGCAATATGTTCGCGCTCTTCTACGCCAATGCCATGGAGGGCCGGAAGAAACAGCCGTTCGTCGTCTGGTCCGGCGGCGTTGCGCGGGCCCTGTTCTTCCTCATGCTCTTTGCGACCACTCCGCTCAGATTCGCGCTGATAGTATCCGTGATCCAGATCGTCGCCACGGTAGCCACCCCCGCCTATGCCGCCGTGATGAAGGAGATCTACCCGGACGAACAGCGCGGGCAGATCATGGCTTACATACGCGTGGGCATGGCGATGATGACCTTCTTCTCGACGTTGCTGGTCGGACCTCTACTGTCGGGCGACAACTTCAGGTACATATTCCCGATCGCGGGACTGATCGGCGTGGGATCCTCCATCGCCTTCAGCACCATTAGGACCGCCGATGTTGATCCAAGCCATCCGGATAACAGAAAGACCCCTACGTGGCAGTTCCTGCGGTCCACGATGCTCATACTGCGCGACGACATCAACTACCGCTGGTTCGCCATCTCGATCTTCATCTTCGGGTTCGGCCATCTGTTGATCGCGCCGCTCTTTCCCGTGTATCAGGTGGATCGCCTCCGCATCACGGCGACCCAGGTGGCCGTCCTCTCCAATGTCACCAATGTCTTCTGGATGCTCTCCTATTTGTTCTGGGGCAAGTACGTGGACCTGCGGAGCCCGCTCAAGGCCGTTACGATCAACGTACTGCTGATCTGCTTCATCCCGCTGATCTACTTCTGGTCGAACAACGTATGGATGCTTCTGCCCGCCTCGGTCATCGCAGGCATTACCACCGGGGGGATTGACCTGAGCTACTTCAACAGCATCCTGAGGCTTGCGGATGAGGGAAAGGAATCGCAGTATCAGGCGCTCCACTCCTTCTGGCTGGGTGTCCGAGGAACTACTGCTCCCTTCGCGGGCGCGGCGCTGGTATCGCTCTTCAAGGCCAACGATCTGCAGATGCGGTATGTCTTTCTCATCGGGCTGGTGGTGATGCTGGCCGGGCTTGTCGCGCAGGTCGTCGGCGTGCGGGAGCGATACGGAACGCATAGCGCTGGCCTTCCAGGCTGA